In Chloroflexota bacterium, a single window of DNA contains:
- a CDS encoding YncE family protein, producing MDVPKLAQKIVGSTLVLFLLVGCRPPAATPTPVPPAKPTEAPRMPTAAPPATAMEFDTPSSFPTGLTWDGQYLWNCDFNSETIYAIDPADGSVIKSFRAPGTDPEGLTWDGKYLWHVDSGNSYTLGCAQAKLYIYKIDPRSGEAVQKFEAPGPGCNAEDLAWDGTYLWYVDGGKEEKTDGTSSIYKIDPDSGRIVANFDTPGEHPSGIAWDGSYLWLSDYALARIYKIDPRSGNVVSSLDALSDYPGGLAWDGRYLWCADWRSGKIYRMDVGGE from the coding sequence ATGGATGTCCCGAAGTTGGCCCAGAAGATAGTTGGCAGCACGTTGGTTCTGTTCCTCTTAGTCGGGTGTCGCCCTCCCGCAGCCACACCCACCCCAGTACCCCCTGCAAAGCCCACCGAGGCTCCTCGTATGCCCACAGCCGCCCCACCGGCAACAGCGATGGAATTTGATACACCCTCCTCTTTCCCCACGGGACTAACCTGGGATGGACAATATCTGTGGAACTGCGACTTCAACAGCGAAACCATTTACGCCATTGACCCTGCTGATGGAAGTGTGATCAAGTCCTTCCGCGCTCCAGGCACCGATCCGGAGGGGTTAACATGGGATGGCAAATACCTGTGGCATGTAGATAGCGGTAACTCTTACACCTTGGGTTGCGCACAGGCGAAACTGTACATCTACAAAATAGACCCCCGGAGTGGAGAGGCTGTCCAGAAGTTTGAAGCCCCCGGTCCGGGATGTAATGCGGAGGATCTGGCCTGGGATGGAACTTACCTGTGGTATGTGGACGGGGGAAAGGAAGAGAAGACCGATGGCACCAGCAGCATCTACAAGATTGACCCCGATAGTGGCAGGATAGTAGCAAATTTCGACACCCCTGGAGAGCACCCCTCTGGAATAGCCTGGGACGGTTCCTATCTGTGGCTCAGCGACTACGCACTGGCGAGGATCTACAAAATCGACCCTCGGAGTGGGAACGTAGTGAGCAGCCTGGACGCCCTGAGCGATTACCCTGGGGGCCTGGCTTGGGATGGCAGATATCTGTGGTGTGCTGATTGGAGGTCGGGCAAGATTTACCGTATGGATGTCGGAGGAGAGTAG